One window of the Trifolium pratense cultivar HEN17-A07 linkage group LG2, ARS_RC_1.1, whole genome shotgun sequence genome contains the following:
- the LOC123908738 gene encoding receptor-like protein 44, which produces MDAERVVKLVLISCVTLIALIKQCLSDPNDEACLTHLNKSLQDPTKSLHNWNEQNFAKPCNDSTSNLQGAICNNGRIYKLSLNNLSLHGTISPFLSNCTNLQALDLSSNFLTGPIPPDLQSLVNLAVLNLSSNRLEGEIPPQLTLCAYLNIIDFHDNLLTGPIPQQLGLLNRLSAFDVSNNRLSGPIPALLSNRSSPNLPRFNASSFEGNKDLYGYPLPPLKNKGLSILAIVGIGLGSGLASLVLSFTGVCIWLKVTDRKVALEEGKISHLMPDY; this is translated from the coding sequence ATGGATGCAGAGAGAGTTGTTAAGTTAGTATTAATTTCTTGTGTTACATTAATCGCTTTGATTAAACAGTGTTTATCAGATCCAAACGATGAAGCATGTTTAACACATCTAAACAAATCATTACAAGACCCAACAAAATCACTTCACAACTGGAACGAACAAAACTTCGCTAAACCCTGCAACGATTCAACTTCAAATCTTCAAGGAGCAATCTGCAACAATGGCCGAATCTACAAACTCTCTCTCAACAATCTCTCTCTCCATGGAACCATTTCACCTTTTCTCTCCAACTGTACCAATCTACAAGCACTTGATCTTTCATCAAACTTTCTCACCGGACCAATCCCACCGGATTTACAATCACTGGTGAATCTCGCTGTTCTCAATTTATCATCTAACCGTCTTGAAGGTGAGATTCCACCTCAACTCACATTGTGTGCTTATCTCAACATAATCGATTTTCATGATAATTTGCTTACTGGTCCAATTCCTCAGCAATTAGGTCTTTTAAATCGGTTATCGGCTTTCGATGTTTCGAATAACCGTCTCTCCGGTCCGATCCCGGCTTTGTTATCGAACCGGAGTAGTCCGAATTTACCGAGATTTAATGCGAGTTCATTTGAAGGGAATAAAGATCTTTACGGTTATCCGTTACCGCCGTTAAAAAATAAAGGTTTATCTATTTTGGCTATTGTTGGAATTGGATTAGGAAGTGGATTAGCGAGTCTTGTTTTGAGTTTTACTGGAGTTTGTATTTGGTTAAAAGTTACTGATCGGAAAGTTGCATTAGAAGAAGGGAAAATTAGTCATCTTATGCCTGATTATTGA
- the LOC123908737 gene encoding AP2-like ethylene-responsive transcription factor ANT isoform X1: MKSFENIYDTINLKNQNSNMLGFSVSPQMNISVPSFAAAATETVPTSFYYHPTPLHNYGFYYGLEGEHVGLYSPLPINMLDGSTYGIEALSRSQSQAMGFPQYECNTKEALQLNMDSIFYNQTSWHNKPNNPNNVSYVQESTSLLESLREHQEQQVSYYTVLGNRNVILEGSMKNQLKDSFQLPNIVEDEVSGLKRWVSRDIHATNHAQESKYGLTMSPTSQSSCVTSSQQTSLTDSVSIDTMKRKKNQNQTFGQRTSQYRGVTRHRWTGRYEAHLWDNSCKKEGQARKGKQVYLGGYDMEEKAARAYDMAALKYWGPSTRINFPLENYQKELEEMKKMTRQEYVAHLRRKSSGFSRGASMYRGVTSRHHQHGRWQARIGRVAGNKDLYLGTFTTQEEAGEAYDIAAIKFRGANAVTNFDITKYDVEKIIASNNLLNSEEAKRNRKMDDLINIEEAINPMQKRCKIQSFSIGLEEIYNQEVEEYSNRVLHVSNPSSIVTSLCSSREQSPENRTSLPMLFGMTSTESMSSFSLPQMPLSFFAAWNDAA, from the exons ATGAAGTCCTTTGAAAATATTTATGATACCATTaacctaaaaaatcaaaatagtaaCATGTTGGGTTTCTCTGTCTCTCCTCAAATGAATATAAGTGTTCCATCctttgctgctgctgctactgaAACAGTTCCAACAAGCTTTTATTATCACCCTACACCTCTTCATAACTATGGCTTTTACTATGGACTTGAAGGTGAACATGTTGGATTGTATTCACCTTTGCCTATTAATATGCTTGATGGATCAACATATGGTATAGAAGCTCTTAGTAGATCACAATCACAAG CAATGGGATTTCCTCAATATGAATGTAATACCAAAGAAGCACTGCAACTAAACATGGATAGTATTTTCTACAACCAAACTTCATGGCATAATAAACCAAACAATCCAAATAATGTAAGTTATGTACAAGAGAGTACGAGTCTGTTGGAGAGTCTGAGGGAGCATCAGGAGCAACAAGTCTCGTATTACACCGTCTTAGGAAATCGTAATGTGATATTAGAAGGGTCGATGAAAAATCAGCTAAAAGATAGTTTCCAGCTCCCAAATATAGTTGAAGATGAAGTTTCTGGTCTTAAGAGATGGGTCTCAAGGGACATTCATGCTACTAATCATGCACAAGAGTCAAAATATGGGTTGACCATGAGTCCTACCTCACAATCTAGTTGTGTTACAAGTTCACAACAAACATCACTTACTGATTCTGTTTCCATTGATAcaatgaaaaggaaaaagaatCAGAATCAAACCTTTGGGCAAAGAACATCTCAATATAGAGGTGTAACAAG ACATAGGTGGACTGGTAGATATGAAGCTCATCTATGGGATAACAGCTGTAAGAAAGAAGGACAAGCTAGGAAAGGAAAGCAAG TTTATCTAG GAGGTTATGATATGGAAGAAAAAGCTGCAAGAGCTTATGATATGGCTGCACTCAAGTATTGGGGACCCTCCACTCGTATAAATTTTCCA TTAGAAAATTATCAAAAGGAGCTTGAGGAAATGAAGAAAATGACTAGACAAGAATATGTTGCTCATTTAAGAAg GAAAAGCAGTGGATTCTCAAGAGGAGCTTCCATGTATAGAGGAGTAACAAG CAGACATCATCAACATGGAAGGTGGCAAGCTCGAATAGGGAGAGTTGCTGGAAATAAAGATCTCTATCTTGGAACATTCA cTACACAAGAAGAAGCAGGTGAAGCCTATGACATAGCTGCTATAAAATTCAGAGGAGCAAATGCTGTTACAAATTTTGACATAACAAAATATGATGTGGAAAAAATTATAGCAAGCAATAATCTTCTTAACAGTGAAGAAGCTAAGAGAAACAGAAAAATGGATGATTTAATTAACATTGAAGAAGCCATTAATCCAATGCAGAAGAGGTGCAAAATTCAATCATTCTCAATAGGTTTAGAAGAAATATATAATCAAGAAGTAGAGGAATATTCAAATAGAGTGTTACATGTATCAAATCCTTCTTCAATTGTGACAAGTTTGTGCAGCTCAAGAGAACAAAGTCCTGAAAACAGAACAAGCTTACCAATGCTGTTTGGAATGACTTCAACAGAATCAATGTCTTCATTTTCTTTGCCTCAAATGCCACTGTCTTTTTTTGCTGCTTGGAATGATGCAGCATAG
- the LOC123908737 gene encoding AP2-like ethylene-responsive transcription factor ANT isoform X2 has product MKSFENIYDTINLKNQNSNMLGFSVSPQMNISVPSFAAAATETVPTSFYYHPTPLHNYGFYYGLEGEHVGLYSPLPINMLDGSTYGIEALSRSQSQAMGFPQYECNTKEALQLNMDSIFYNQTSWHNKPNNPNNVSYVQESTSLLESLREHQEQQVSYYTVLGNRNVILEGSMKNQLKDSFQLPNIVEDEVSGLKRWVSRDIHATNHAQESKYGLTMSPTSQSSCVTSSQQTSLTDSVSIDTMKRKKNQNQTFGQRTSQYRGVTRHRWTGRYEAHLWDNSCKKEGQARKGKQVYLGGYDMEEKAARAYDMAALKYWGPSTRINFPLENYQKELEEMKKMTRQEYVAHLRRKSSGFSRGASMYRGVTRHHQHGRWQARIGRVAGNKDLYLGTFTTQEEAGEAYDIAAIKFRGANAVTNFDITKYDVEKIIASNNLLNSEEAKRNRKMDDLINIEEAINPMQKRCKIQSFSIGLEEIYNQEVEEYSNRVLHVSNPSSIVTSLCSSREQSPENRTSLPMLFGMTSTESMSSFSLPQMPLSFFAAWNDAA; this is encoded by the exons ATGAAGTCCTTTGAAAATATTTATGATACCATTaacctaaaaaatcaaaatagtaaCATGTTGGGTTTCTCTGTCTCTCCTCAAATGAATATAAGTGTTCCATCctttgctgctgctgctactgaAACAGTTCCAACAAGCTTTTATTATCACCCTACACCTCTTCATAACTATGGCTTTTACTATGGACTTGAAGGTGAACATGTTGGATTGTATTCACCTTTGCCTATTAATATGCTTGATGGATCAACATATGGTATAGAAGCTCTTAGTAGATCACAATCACAAG CAATGGGATTTCCTCAATATGAATGTAATACCAAAGAAGCACTGCAACTAAACATGGATAGTATTTTCTACAACCAAACTTCATGGCATAATAAACCAAACAATCCAAATAATGTAAGTTATGTACAAGAGAGTACGAGTCTGTTGGAGAGTCTGAGGGAGCATCAGGAGCAACAAGTCTCGTATTACACCGTCTTAGGAAATCGTAATGTGATATTAGAAGGGTCGATGAAAAATCAGCTAAAAGATAGTTTCCAGCTCCCAAATATAGTTGAAGATGAAGTTTCTGGTCTTAAGAGATGGGTCTCAAGGGACATTCATGCTACTAATCATGCACAAGAGTCAAAATATGGGTTGACCATGAGTCCTACCTCACAATCTAGTTGTGTTACAAGTTCACAACAAACATCACTTACTGATTCTGTTTCCATTGATAcaatgaaaaggaaaaagaatCAGAATCAAACCTTTGGGCAAAGAACATCTCAATATAGAGGTGTAACAAG ACATAGGTGGACTGGTAGATATGAAGCTCATCTATGGGATAACAGCTGTAAGAAAGAAGGACAAGCTAGGAAAGGAAAGCAAG TTTATCTAG GAGGTTATGATATGGAAGAAAAAGCTGCAAGAGCTTATGATATGGCTGCACTCAAGTATTGGGGACCCTCCACTCGTATAAATTTTCCA TTAGAAAATTATCAAAAGGAGCTTGAGGAAATGAAGAAAATGACTAGACAAGAATATGTTGCTCATTTAAGAAg GAAAAGCAGTGGATTCTCAAGAGGAGCTTCCATGTATAGAGGAGTAACAAG ACATCATCAACATGGAAGGTGGCAAGCTCGAATAGGGAGAGTTGCTGGAAATAAAGATCTCTATCTTGGAACATTCA cTACACAAGAAGAAGCAGGTGAAGCCTATGACATAGCTGCTATAAAATTCAGAGGAGCAAATGCTGTTACAAATTTTGACATAACAAAATATGATGTGGAAAAAATTATAGCAAGCAATAATCTTCTTAACAGTGAAGAAGCTAAGAGAAACAGAAAAATGGATGATTTAATTAACATTGAAGAAGCCATTAATCCAATGCAGAAGAGGTGCAAAATTCAATCATTCTCAATAGGTTTAGAAGAAATATATAATCAAGAAGTAGAGGAATATTCAAATAGAGTGTTACATGTATCAAATCCTTCTTCAATTGTGACAAGTTTGTGCAGCTCAAGAGAACAAAGTCCTGAAAACAGAACAAGCTTACCAATGCTGTTTGGAATGACTTCAACAGAATCAATGTCTTCATTTTCTTTGCCTCAAATGCCACTGTCTTTTTTTGCTGCTTGGAATGATGCAGCATAG